Below is a window of Candidatus Baltobacteraceae bacterium DNA.
CCTGGCGGCGCAAAATGCTTTGGCACCGGGGGGCAGAAATGGCGCCAGCGTGCCTCCACATATCCAGATCGCCATCGACGGGCCGGCCGCTTCGGGCAAAACGACCGTCGCGCGCCGTCTCGCGGACCGCCTGCAGATGCTCTACCTCGATACCGGGGCGATGTATCGCGCGCTAGCCTGGCTCGCGCTGCACACGCAAACGCACGTCGATAACCAAGACGCGCTCGTGCATCTCTGCCAGACGCAGCGCATCACGATTCGGCTCGATCGCGACGCGCCGATCGGCTTTCGCGTGCTCGCGGGCGCGACCGAACTCGGAGCGGAGCAACTCGAATCGAACGAGGTAACGGCGGTCGTTTCGATCGTGGCGGCACACGCGCTCGTGCGCGAAGCGATGGTTCGCGAGCAGCGGCGCATCGCGCAGGCAGGCCCGGTCGTGATGGCCGGCCGTGACATCGGGACGGTCGTGCTGCCCGACGCACCCGTAAAGATCTTTCTAACGGCATCCGTGCGAGCGCGCGTCGAACGGCGACGCATGCAGTTGGAGCGTTCGGGCGTCGATGTCGACGCGCACGAACTCTCGCAAGAAATCGAGGAGCGCGACCGCCTCGATAAGGAACGCGCGAATTCGCCGCTGCGCAAGGCGCAGGACGCGCACGAAATCGACTCGAGCGATCGATCGGTCGAACAAGTCGTCGATGCGATCTACGAAATAGTCGAGCGCGTAGCCGTGTGATCTCGTACGACATTGCGAAGGCGATCCTGTGGCCGCTGCTGGGCGGGATCTGGCGAATGCGCGTGAGCGGTAGGGAGAACGTGCCGCGAACCGGCCCGGTAATCATCGCCTGCAATCACCGCTCGTACCTGGATCCGCCGGCACTCGGAACGGCGTCGCCGCGGCGCGTGCGCTACATGGCCAAAAAAGAACTTTTCGATATCCCGGTGCTCGGCCCGATGATCGCGTCGTTCGGAGCCTATCCGGTCGATCGCACGGGGACGCCGATGGCCGCGATCCGCCGCTCGGTCGACGTGTTGCGCGCCGGCGGGTGCATCGGTATATTTCCCGAGGGAACCCGCAATCGCGACGGCTCGGAAGCGGCGCGCCAGGGTGTGGCGCTGCTTGCCTCGCTCGCCACGGCTCCGGTCGTGCCCGCGTGCGTCGTGGGCGGCGATCGGGCCAAAGCCCTGCATCAGATAAAAGTCGCTTTCGGGCCGCCGCTCGCACTTCCGGCGAATCGGAAAGCCACGCGCGAAGAGATGGCGAAGTTCACCGAGCAGGTGATGAGCGAAATTCGCTCGCTTGCGGAGAGACTCGATGGAAATTAAGAAAGCGAAAGTTCAGGGATTCTGCTTCGGCGTGGCGATCACGGTCAAGAAGGCGGAAGAAGCGATCGCGGCACGCGACGACGTGACGTCGCTTGGCAACGTCGTGCACAATCCGCAAATGGTCGAGTCCCTCGCAAGCCGCGGTCTCAAAAATGCCAGCTCCATCGACGACGTCGACTCCGGCGCGCTCTTCGTACGCGCCCACGGCCTGCCGATCGACGTGTTCGAGCGCGCGCAGGCGAAGGGGCTCGAGATTATCGACGCCACCTGTCCGATGGTAACCAAGATTCACGTGCAGGCCGAGAAGCTCAAAGCCGATGGATACAAGATCATCGTCGTCGGCGATCCGAACCATCCCGAAGTCAAGGGAACGCTCAGCCACGTGCCCGGCGCGTGGTGCATCGAGACGGTGCAAGACGTCGACAAACTTCCGCGCGGGAGCAAAGTGGGCGTGGTCGTGCAATCGACGTATTCGCGCGAGCGCTTCACGGACATCGTTAAGGCGCTGACGTTGAAATACTACGAAGTACGTTCGGTCAACACGATTTGCACGGATACGAACAATCGTCAGAGCGCGGCGATCGATCTTGCCAAAGAGGTCGACATCATGGTCGTCGTCGGCGGCAAGACGTCGGCGAATACCAAGCATTTGGCGGAGCTTGCCGAGATGAACGGTACGCGAGCCTATCACATCGAAGGGCCGCAGGAACTGCAAGCCGATTGGTTCGGCGGCGTAAGCGTTGCCGGGTTGATGTCGGGTGCGTCCACGCCCGGCTGGCTCGTCGACGAAGTCGCCGGCAAAATGGAGGAACTCTCTCGTTTGGCCGTCTGATCGCTTCGAGGCGCGCCTCGAAGAATCCATCGCGCAGCATCGGGGATCCTCACAGGTCTCCGATATGCTTTCGTACCATTTCGGCTATGGCGCGTTCGGGCCGGCGCGCCGCGGCAAGCGACTGCGGCCGCAGCTGCTGCTGCGCGTCGCGCTCGCCCAGGGCGCCGCAGTCGAAGCCGCGCTCGATGCGGCGGCGGCGATCGAGTTGCTGCACAACTATTCGCTCGTTCACGACGATATCGAAGACGGTGACGAACTTCGCCACGGCCGCCGCACGCTCTGGTCGGTCTACGGAATCCCGCAAGCGATCAACGCCGGCGACGGACTCTGCGCGATAAGTTTTCTTTCGCTCGTGCGCGCGACATCGTCGCACGATGCGGGCCGCGTCGTGCGATTGGTTCGCGCGCTGCACGAAGCTCACGCCGTAATGTGCGACGGGCAGTCGCTCGACCTGGCGTTCGAAACGGCGAGCAGCGTGAGTCGCGATGACTATTTCACCATGATCGGCTCGAAGACGGCGGCACTCTTTGCGGCGGCGTGCGAGATGGGCGCCCTCTGCGCTCCGTGCGACGATGCGGTCGTGCGAGGCTATCGCGCGCTCGGCTGGGAGTACGGGCTCGCCTTTCAAATTCGCGACGACGTCTTGGGCGTGTGGGGCTCGACCGATGCGACGGGCAAAGTCGTAGCGAACGATATCGCGCGGCGCAAGTGGAGCTACCCGGTCGTATGGGCGCTGGGAGGTCCGCGTTCGCCGGCACGGGACCTGGTGGCCGCCGCCTACGAGCGGCGCGAATCGCTGGAGCC
It encodes the following:
- a CDS encoding polyprenyl synthetase family protein, giving the protein MLSYHFGYGAFGPARRGKRLRPQLLLRVALAQGAAVEAALDAAAAIELLHNYSLVHDDIEDGDELRHGRRTLWSVYGIPQAINAGDGLCAISFLSLVRATSSHDAGRVVRLVRALHEAHAVMCDGQSLDLAFETASSVSRDDYFTMIGSKTAALFAAACEMGALCAPCDDAVVRGYRALGWEYGLAFQIRDDVLGVWGSTDATGKVVANDIARRKWSYPVVWALGGPRSPARDLVAAAYERRESLEPQTVARVIDALDELGAREAANRAVEEHLAAVERHPAVEVRNFLIDSLQIGGPSK
- the ispH gene encoding 4-hydroxy-3-methylbut-2-enyl diphosphate reductase, whose protein sequence is MEIKKAKVQGFCFGVAITVKKAEEAIAARDDVTSLGNVVHNPQMVESLASRGLKNASSIDDVDSGALFVRAHGLPIDVFERAQAKGLEIIDATCPMVTKIHVQAEKLKADGYKIIVVGDPNHPEVKGTLSHVPGAWCIETVQDVDKLPRGSKVGVVVQSTYSRERFTDIVKALTLKYYEVRSVNTICTDTNNRQSAAIDLAKEVDIMVVVGGKTSANTKHLAELAEMNGTRAYHIEGPQELQADWFGGVSVAGLMSGASTPGWLVDEVAGKMEELSRLAV
- the cmk gene encoding (d)CMP kinase, which produces MPPHIQIAIDGPAASGKTTVARRLADRLQMLYLDTGAMYRALAWLALHTQTHVDNQDALVHLCQTQRITIRLDRDAPIGFRVLAGATELGAEQLESNEVTAVVSIVAAHALVREAMVREQRRIAQAGPVVMAGRDIGTVVLPDAPVKIFLTASVRARVERRRMQLERSGVDVDAHELSQEIEERDRLDKERANSPLRKAQDAHEIDSSDRSVEQVVDAIYEIVERVAV
- a CDS encoding lysophospholipid acyltransferase family protein — its product is MISYDIAKAILWPLLGGIWRMRVSGRENVPRTGPVIIACNHRSYLDPPALGTASPRRVRYMAKKELFDIPVLGPMIASFGAYPVDRTGTPMAAIRRSVDVLRAGGCIGIFPEGTRNRDGSEAARQGVALLASLATAPVVPACVVGGDRAKALHQIKVAFGPPLALPANRKATREEMAKFTEQVMSEIRSLAERLDGN